One window of Streptomyces sp. FIT100 genomic DNA carries:
- the ngcE gene encoding N-acetylglucosamine/diacetylchitobiose ABC transporter substrate-binding protein, with product MTSRTGSLDRRTLLRGAIATAAMGSLAVACGSPSGNGGGGGPKGKTSSTNPFGVAEGSKVEAAIFDGGYGVDYVEYANKVMGKQVKGVTVAVKPVVDIAPELQPRFVGGNPPDLIDNSGEDQIGFLGILNQLEPLDDVLEANNYEGTKIADTIYAGVREPGTFNGKFVALNYVMTVYGVWYSKTLFEANGWTAPKTWAEAYELGKKAKAKGKYLFVHGKEAATYYQTLAIESAIKEGGDEVRLALEKLEADSWSHPAVQGVLTIMEKMVKEGMFVPGGSGTQFQKAQAAWSNDQKALLYPTGGWIENEMKDATKADFQMTGIPSMTLTGSSKLPYEAVHAAAGEPFIVPKQGKNAAGGKEVLRAMLSKEAAANFSKTKLAPTIIKGTVPADGYGSSALVSQSQMLEAAGENIFTWNFVGAYGMNTDQLVPWNSFLAGDLDAKGLTSALQKISDKVREDDSIEKLEVS from the coding sequence ATGACCTCTCGTACCGGCTCTCTTGATAGGCGGACGCTCCTGCGCGGGGCGATCGCAACGGCAGCCATGGGTTCGCTTGCGGTTGCGTGTGGCTCTCCCTCTGGCAACGGTGGTGGCGGCGGCCCGAAGGGCAAGACGAGCTCCACCAACCCGTTCGGCGTCGCCGAAGGCTCCAAGGTCGAAGCGGCCATCTTCGACGGCGGCTACGGCGTCGACTATGTCGAATACGCCAACAAGGTCATGGGGAAGCAGGTCAAGGGTGTCACGGTCGCGGTCAAGCCGGTCGTCGACATCGCCCCGGAGCTCCAGCCCCGGTTCGTCGGCGGCAACCCGCCGGACCTCATCGACAACTCCGGTGAGGACCAGATCGGCTTCCTCGGCATCCTCAACCAGCTCGAGCCACTGGATGACGTCCTCGAGGCCAACAACTACGAAGGCACGAAGATCGCCGACACGATCTACGCCGGCGTGAGGGAGCCTGGGACGTTCAACGGCAAGTTCGTCGCGCTCAACTACGTGATGACGGTGTACGGCGTCTGGTACTCGAAGACGCTGTTCGAGGCGAACGGCTGGACCGCGCCGAAGACCTGGGCCGAAGCGTACGAGCTGGGCAAGAAGGCGAAGGCGAAGGGCAAGTACCTCTTCGTCCACGGCAAGGAGGCCGCGACCTACTACCAGACGCTGGCGATCGAGTCGGCGATCAAGGAGGGTGGCGACGAGGTTCGGCTCGCTCTCGAGAAGCTGGAGGCGGACTCCTGGTCGCACCCGGCCGTCCAGGGCGTCCTCACGATCATGGAGAAGATGGTCAAGGAGGGCATGTTCGTCCCCGGCGGCTCCGGCACCCAGTTCCAGAAGGCGCAGGCTGCCTGGAGCAACGACCAGAAGGCGCTCCTCTACCCGACCGGTGGCTGGATCGAGAACGAGATGAAGGACGCCACCAAGGCCGACTTCCAGATGACCGGCATCCCGTCCATGACGCTCACCGGCAGCTCGAAACTTCCCTACGAGGCGGTTCACGCTGCCGCGGGCGAGCCTTTCATCGTTCCCAAGCAGGGCAAGAACGCGGCCGGCGGCAAAGAGGTGCTGCGGGCGATGCTGTCCAAGGAGGCGGCTGCCAACTTCTCCAAGACGAAGCTGGCCCCGACGATCATCAAGGGCACCGTGCCCGCCGACGGCTACGGATCGTCGGCGCTGGTCTCGCAGTCGCAGATGCTCGAGGCCGCGGGCGAGAACATCTTCACCTGGAACTTCGTCGGCGCCTACGGGATGAACACCGACCAGCTGGTGCCGTGGAACTCGTTCCTTGCCGGTGACCTTGACGCCAAGGGCCTGACCTCGGCTCTGCAGAAGATCTCCGACAAGGTCAGGGAAGACGACTCCATCGAAAAGCTCGAGGTCAGCTAG
- a CDS encoding carbohydrate ABC transporter permease, which translates to MSDTITKPEAASRRPTPAARGGRPRRRKLTFDRVTFFLAFLGIPLAVFVTFVLIPFVQAIYWAMTDWRGFSPDYNFVGLDNFTKMFQDDIFLKALRNVALLAAVVPLVTLTLALGVAVAITLGGPSKGPVRGIRGASFYRIISFFPYVVPAIIVGLIWAQMFDPNAGLVNGFLTKVGLDQFEAFAWLGESATAMPSLMFVFVWGLVGFYAVLFIAAIKGVPAELYEAARIDGAGRFRTTISITLPAIRDSVQTAYIYLGIAALDAFVFVQALLPNGGPDNSTLTISQRLFNVAFRQQQFGYATAMGVVLAVVTLVFAALVFTVSRLTGGGEDKENARGFKARRAGAKGGAQ; encoded by the coding sequence ATGAGTGACACGATCACCAAACCCGAAGCCGCGAGCCGCCGGCCGACGCCGGCCGCTCGCGGCGGGCGGCCCCGACGCCGCAAGCTCACCTTCGACCGGGTGACGTTCTTCCTCGCGTTCCTCGGTATCCCGTTGGCCGTCTTCGTGACCTTCGTCCTGATCCCGTTCGTCCAGGCGATCTACTGGGCGATGACCGACTGGCGCGGCTTCAGCCCGGACTACAACTTCGTCGGGCTGGACAACTTCACCAAGATGTTCCAGGACGACATCTTCCTGAAGGCGCTGCGCAATGTCGCATTGCTGGCGGCCGTCGTGCCGTTGGTGACGTTGACCCTCGCCCTCGGGGTCGCGGTGGCCATCACCCTGGGCGGGCCCAGCAAGGGCCCCGTCCGGGGGATCCGGGGCGCTTCGTTCTATCGAATCATCTCGTTCTTCCCCTACGTCGTGCCGGCGATCATCGTCGGCCTGATCTGGGCGCAGATGTTCGACCCGAACGCCGGCCTGGTCAACGGCTTCCTCACCAAGGTCGGGTTGGACCAGTTCGAGGCGTTCGCCTGGCTGGGCGAAAGCGCGACCGCGATGCCGTCCCTGATGTTCGTCTTCGTCTGGGGGCTCGTCGGCTTCTACGCGGTGCTCTTCATCGCCGCGATCAAGGGAGTTCCCGCCGAACTGTACGAGGCGGCCAGGATCGACGGGGCCGGTCGGTTCCGGACAACGATCTCGATCACCCTGCCGGCGATCCGTGACAGTGTGCAGACGGCGTACATCTACCTGGGCATCGCCGCGCTGGACGCGTTCGTCTTCGTACAGGCGCTGCTGCCGAACGGTGGGCCGGACAACTCGACCCTCACGATCAGCCAGCGGCTGTTCAATGTCGCCTTCCGGCAGCAGCAGTTCGGATACGCCACCGCGATGGGGGTCGTCCTCGCCGTTGTCACCCTGGTGTTCGCGGCGCTGGTCTTCACCGTCAGTCGCCTGACCGGCGGTGGCGAGGACAAAGAGAATGCGCGTGGGTTCAAGGCTCGGCGTGCTGGAGCCAAGGGAGGTGCTCAGTGA
- a CDS encoding carbohydrate ABC transporter permease — translation MSAVAADRRLVRASASSDRRFATISHALLTVWAVIVIVPMLWVLMSSFKSTGEILSSPFSLPDHWRVENYANAWTDANIGKYFLNSVIVVVCALFLVMLLGAMCAYILARFEFPGRRLIYYVMLAGLTFPVFLAIVPLFFQLQNLGLLNTRLGLILTYVAFALPFTMFFLYAFFRSLPHDVYEAALIDGAGDWRAFFQVMLPMARPGMAAVAIFNFLGLWNQFLLPVALNTDQDKWVLTQGMAAYASSQVYDIDYGALFAAIVVTVVPVLIVYVVFQRRIAGSVSQGTFR, via the coding sequence GTGAGCGCCGTAGCCGCCGACCGGAGGCTGGTGAGGGCCTCCGCAAGCAGCGACCGGAGGTTTGCGACGATCTCGCACGCCTTGCTGACTGTGTGGGCCGTGATCGTGATCGTGCCCATGCTGTGGGTGCTGATGTCGTCGTTCAAGTCGACCGGTGAAATCCTGTCGTCGCCGTTCTCGCTTCCGGATCACTGGAGGGTCGAGAACTACGCGAACGCGTGGACCGACGCGAACATCGGGAAGTACTTCCTGAATTCGGTGATCGTCGTTGTCTGTGCGCTGTTCCTGGTGATGTTGTTGGGCGCGATGTGCGCCTACATCCTCGCCCGGTTCGAGTTCCCCGGACGTCGGCTGATCTACTACGTGATGCTGGCCGGGTTGACCTTCCCCGTCTTCCTGGCGATCGTGCCGCTGTTCTTCCAGCTGCAGAACCTCGGGTTGCTGAACACGCGTCTGGGACTGATCCTCACCTACGTCGCGTTCGCGCTGCCGTTCACGATGTTCTTCCTCTATGCGTTCTTCCGGTCACTGCCGCATGACGTCTACGAGGCCGCGTTGATCGACGGTGCGGGTGACTGGCGGGCGTTCTTCCAGGTGATGTTGCCGATGGCGCGTCCGGGCATGGCCGCGGTGGCGATCTTCAACTTCCTGGGGTTGTGGAACCAGTTCCTGCTGCCCGTGGCGCTCAACACCGACCAGGACAAGTGGGTCCTGACCCAGGGGATGGCCGCCTACGCGTCCTCGCAGGTCTACGACATCGACTATGGCGCGCTGTTCGCGGCGATCGTGGTCACGGTCGTGCCGGTACTGATCGTGTACGTCGTGTTCCAACGCCGGATCGCCGGTTCGGTGTCGCAGGGCACCTTCCGCTGA
- a CDS encoding ROK family transcriptional regulator produces METPGSQTSLHRANLERVVRAVRMAGSLTQAEIARSTGLSAATVSNIVRELKDGGTVDVTPTSAGGRRARSVSLSGDAGIVVGVDFGHTHLRVAIGNLAHQVLAEESEPLDVDASAAEGFGRAEQLVKRLIETTGIGQDKVIGVGLGVPGPIDLESGTLGSTAILPGWSGINPADELSRRLGVPVYVDNDANLGALGELVWGSGRGVRDLAYIKVAGGVGAGLVIQGQIYRGPGGTAGEIGHITLDESGPVCRCGNRGCLETFAAAPYVLPLLRPSHGPDLTMERVVQLAREGDPGCRRVVADVGRHIGSGVANLCNLLNPSRVVLGGNLAEAGELVLAPIRDSVSRYAIPSAARQLSVLPGALGGRAEVLGALALVLSEMGDSTLLDSSVPAGAPAFT; encoded by the coding sequence ATGGAGACTCCGGGGTCGCAGACATCTCTGCATCGGGCCAATCTCGAGCGGGTCGTACGTGCTGTGCGCATGGCCGGTTCGCTCACCCAGGCCGAGATCGCGAGGTCCACCGGGCTGTCCGCCGCCACCGTCTCCAATATCGTTCGCGAACTGAAGGACGGCGGGACCGTCGATGTCACGCCCACCTCGGCCGGTGGCCGCCGGGCCCGCAGCGTCTCGCTCAGCGGGGACGCCGGGATCGTCGTCGGCGTCGACTTCGGCCACACCCATCTGCGGGTCGCGATCGGCAACCTCGCCCACCAGGTGCTCGCCGAGGAGTCCGAGCCGCTCGACGTGGACGCGTCGGCGGCCGAGGGCTTCGGCCGGGCGGAGCAGCTGGTCAAGCGGCTGATCGAGACGACCGGGATCGGCCAGGACAAGGTGATCGGCGTCGGGCTCGGCGTACCGGGCCCGATCGATCTGGAGTCCGGCACGCTGGGCTCCACGGCGATCCTGCCGGGCTGGAGCGGGATCAACCCCGCCGACGAGCTCTCCCGCCGGCTCGGCGTGCCCGTGTACGTGGACAACGACGCCAACCTGGGCGCGCTGGGCGAGCTGGTCTGGGGGAGCGGGCGCGGGGTCCGGGACCTCGCGTACATCAAGGTCGCCGGCGGTGTCGGCGCCGGTCTGGTGATCCAGGGCCAGATCTACCGGGGCCCGGGCGGCACGGCCGGTGAGATCGGACACATCACGCTGGACGAGTCGGGGCCCGTCTGCCGCTGCGGAAACCGCGGCTGCCTGGAGACCTTCGCGGCCGCCCCGTACGTGCTGCCGCTGCTGAGGCCGAGCCACGGCCCGGATCTGACCATGGAGCGCGTCGTGCAGCTGGCGCGCGAGGGCGACCCGGGCTGCCGCCGGGTGGTCGCCGACGTCGGACGCCACATCGGCAGCGGTGTGGCCAACCTGTGCAATCTGCTCAATCCCAGCCGGGTGGTGCTGGGCGGAAATCTGGCCGAGGCGGGAGAATTGGTCCTCGCGCCGATCCGCGACTCGGTCTCCCGGTATGCGATTCCCAGCGCGGCACGCCAGCTCTCCGTCCTTCCGGGGGCGCTGGGCGGACGGGCCGAAGTGCTGGGCGCGCTGGCCCTCGTACTCAGCGAAATGGGCGATTCGACACTTCTGGACAGCTCGGTCCCGGCCGGGGCGCCTGCCTTCACTTAG
- a CDS encoding sugar ABC transporter substrate-binding protein — MNTQMRRAAVAVAATAMAVSLAACGSAKESGENGSESGAAKGDDITIGLLLPENQTARYEKFDKPLIEKKISELTNGKAKVVYANAKQDATLQTQQVDTMITNKVDALIVDAVDSKAIAGGVKKAKEAGIPVVAFDRLAEGPIDAYTSFDNEEVGRVQGKSLLEALGAKAKDGQVVMMNGSVTDPNAKLFKSGAHSELDGKVNVGKEYDTKEWKPENANANMEAAISALGKDKIIGVYSANDGMAGGIITALKAAGFAKLPPVTGQDAELAGVQRIIAGEQYSSVYKPYAPEAAAAAEMAVALAKGEKLGSIETSRVDSPTTKGIPSVLVPVVALTKDNIQDTVIKDGVYTAAEICTPKYKAACDALGLK, encoded by the coding sequence ATGAACACGCAGATGCGTCGTGCCGCCGTGGCCGTGGCCGCCACCGCGATGGCTGTGTCGCTCGCCGCCTGTGGCAGCGCCAAGGAGTCCGGCGAGAACGGGTCCGAGAGCGGCGCCGCCAAGGGCGACGACATCACCATCGGTCTCCTTCTTCCCGAGAACCAGACCGCGCGTTACGAGAAGTTCGACAAGCCGCTCATCGAGAAGAAGATCAGCGAGCTCACGAACGGCAAGGCCAAGGTCGTCTACGCCAACGCCAAGCAGGACGCGACCCTGCAGACGCAGCAGGTCGACACCATGATCACCAACAAGGTCGACGCGCTGATCGTGGACGCGGTCGACTCCAAGGCGATCGCGGGCGGCGTGAAGAAGGCCAAGGAGGCGGGCATCCCCGTCGTCGCCTTCGACCGCCTCGCCGAGGGCCCGATCGACGCCTACACCTCCTTCGACAACGAAGAGGTCGGCCGCGTCCAGGGCAAGTCGCTCCTGGAGGCCCTGGGCGCCAAGGCCAAGGACGGCCAGGTCGTGATGATGAACGGCTCGGTCACCGACCCGAACGCCAAGCTCTTCAAGAGCGGTGCCCACTCCGAGCTCGACGGCAAGGTGAACGTCGGCAAGGAGTACGACACCAAGGAGTGGAAGCCGGAGAACGCCAACGCCAACATGGAGGCGGCGATCTCGGCCCTGGGCAAGGACAAGATCATCGGCGTCTACTCCGCCAACGACGGCATGGCGGGCGGCATCATCACCGCCCTGAAGGCCGCCGGCTTCGCCAAGCTCCCGCCGGTCACCGGCCAGGACGCCGAGCTCGCGGGTGTGCAGCGGATCATCGCCGGTGAGCAGTACTCCAGCGTCTACAAGCCGTACGCGCCGGAGGCCGCCGCCGCCGCCGAGATGGCCGTCGCGCTCGCCAAGGGCGAGAAGCTCGGCTCCATCGAGACGTCCCGCGTCGACAGCCCGACCACCAAGGGCATCCCGTCCGTGCTCGTCCCGGTCGTCGCGCTGACCAAGGACAACATCCAGGACACCGTCATCAAGGACGGCGTCTACACGGCCGCCGAGATCTGCACCCCGAAGTACAAGGCCGCCTGCGACGCGCTCGGCCTGAAGTAG
- a CDS encoding ATP-binding cassette domain-containing protein, which produces MVHVSATPVLALRGVSKRFGAVQALTDVELEIHAGEVVALVGDNGAGKSTLVKTIAGVHPIDEGVIEWEGKAVSISRPHDAQNLGIATVYQDLALCDNIDVVGNLYLGRELRKRGILDEVEMERRSRELLSTLSIRIPSVRIPIASLSGGQRQTVAIARSMLGEPKLVILDEPTAALGVEQTAQVLDLVERLRERGHAVILISHNMADVKAVADKVAVLRLGRNNGVFDVKSTSQEEIISAITGATDNAVTRRAARTSEAQK; this is translated from the coding sequence ATGGTTCACGTGTCCGCTACGCCCGTGCTGGCGTTGCGCGGGGTCTCCAAGCGGTTCGGTGCCGTTCAGGCGCTCACCGACGTAGAGCTCGAGATCCACGCCGGTGAGGTGGTCGCCCTCGTCGGCGACAACGGCGCCGGAAAGTCCACGCTGGTCAAGACGATCGCCGGCGTGCACCCCATCGATGAAGGCGTCATCGAGTGGGAAGGCAAGGCCGTATCGATCAGCAGGCCGCACGACGCCCAGAACCTGGGCATCGCGACGGTCTACCAGGACCTCGCACTGTGCGACAACATCGACGTCGTCGGCAACCTCTACCTCGGTCGTGAGCTCCGCAAGCGCGGGATACTCGACGAGGTCGAGATGGAGCGCCGCTCCCGCGAGCTCCTGAGCACGCTGTCGATCCGCATCCCCAGCGTCCGTATCCCGATCGCCTCGCTCTCCGGCGGGCAGCGGCAGACCGTGGCCATCGCCCGTTCGATGCTCGGCGAGCCCAAGCTCGTCATCCTCGACGAGCCCACCGCCGCCCTCGGCGTCGAGCAGACCGCACAGGTGCTCGACCTCGTGGAGCGGCTGCGCGAGCGCGGCCACGCGGTCATCCTCATCAGCCACAACATGGCCGATGTGAAGGCCGTCGCCGACAAGGTGGCGGTGCTCCGGCTCGGCCGGAACAACGGCGTCTTCGACGTCAAGTCCACCTCTCAGGAAGAGATCATCTCCGCCATCACCGGCGCCACCGACAACGCGGTGACCCGGCGCGCGGCGCGCACCTCGGAGGCGCAGAAGTGA
- a CDS encoding sugar ABC transporter permease: MSTEKTSAPVGAHEVVNPEAAHDAVTAVDPRLLVREQGLAGYVSEFKRKMHAGDLGSMPVVVGLILICVIFQSLNSNFLSAENLSNIAVTMVGTGMMAVGIIFVLLLGEIDLSVGAVSGVSGAIVAVLSVTQGMNEWLALLAAVAGGALIGTVHGFFFARIGAPAFAVTLAGLLFWQGFMLQLLGDQGTINLDSEGVVAKLTTYFFADVAAAYGLAAIAVAAFFLSAFFDSRRREAAGIPSRPLADILLRTALLAVVAFGAAYMFNQYKGLPLALVLFLAVLVITDFVLRRTAYGRKIFALGGSVEAARRAGINVTAVRISVFAIAGTFAAIGGLFWASKIAAANQSAGAGELLMNVIAAAVIGGTSLFGGRGRTWNALLGVMVIVSIQYGLALEGIATPIQFMITGGVLLATVVIDSVTRKTQKTAGRA, translated from the coding sequence GTGAGCACCGAAAAGACCTCCGCCCCCGTGGGCGCGCACGAGGTGGTGAACCCGGAGGCCGCCCATGACGCGGTCACCGCGGTCGACCCCCGGCTGCTGGTGCGCGAGCAGGGCCTCGCCGGCTACGTGTCGGAGTTCAAGCGCAAGATGCACGCCGGTGACCTCGGCTCGATGCCGGTCGTCGTCGGCCTGATCCTGATCTGCGTGATCTTCCAGAGCCTGAACTCGAACTTCCTCTCCGCGGAGAACCTCAGCAACATCGCCGTCACGATGGTCGGCACCGGCATGATGGCCGTCGGCATCATCTTCGTGCTGCTGCTCGGCGAGATCGATCTGTCGGTCGGCGCGGTGAGCGGTGTCTCCGGCGCGATCGTCGCCGTGCTGAGCGTCACCCAAGGCATGAACGAGTGGCTCGCCCTCCTCGCCGCAGTCGCGGGTGGTGCGCTGATCGGTACCGTCCACGGCTTCTTCTTCGCCAGGATCGGTGCGCCGGCCTTCGCCGTCACCCTCGCGGGACTGCTCTTCTGGCAGGGCTTCATGCTCCAGCTCCTCGGTGACCAGGGCACCATCAACCTGGACAGCGAGGGCGTGGTCGCGAAGCTGACCACGTACTTCTTCGCGGACGTGGCGGCCGCCTACGGCCTCGCCGCGATCGCGGTGGCTGCCTTCTTCCTGTCGGCGTTCTTCGACAGCCGTCGCCGTGAGGCCGCTGGAATCCCGTCGCGGCCGCTCGCGGACATCCTGCTCCGTACGGCCCTGCTCGCCGTCGTCGCCTTCGGCGCCGCATACATGTTCAACCAGTACAAGGGCCTGCCGCTCGCGCTGGTGCTGTTCCTGGCGGTCCTGGTGATCACGGACTTCGTACTGCGGCGCACCGCGTACGGCCGGAAGATCTTCGCTCTCGGCGGCAGCGTCGAGGCCGCTCGGCGCGCCGGTATCAATGTCACCGCGGTCCGGATCTCGGTCTTCGCCATCGCCGGCACCTTCGCCGCCATCGGCGGTCTCTTCTGGGCCTCGAAGATCGCGGCGGCCAACCAGAGTGCCGGTGCAGGTGAGCTCCTGATGAACGTCATCGCGGCGGCCGTCATCGGCGGCACCAGCCTCTTCGGCGGCCGGGGCCGCACCTGGAACGCGCTGCTCGGCGTCATGGTGATCGTCTCGATCCAGTACGGACTCGCGCTGGAGGGCATCGCCACGCCGATCCAGTTCATGATCACGGGTGGTGTGCTCCTCGCCACCGTCGTGATCGACTCCGTCACCCGCAAGACGCAGAAGACCGCGGGCCGCGCCTGA
- the dxs gene encoding 1-deoxy-D-xylulose-5-phosphate synthase codes for MALLTRIKGPRDLDRLSPEQLDQLAAEIRTFLVDAVSKTGGHLGPNLGVVEMTIALHRVFDSPNDKVLFDTGHQSYVHKLLTGRQDFSKLRAKGGLSGYPSRAESEHDVIENSHASTVLGWADGLAKANQVLKKDDHVVAVIGDGALTGGMAWEALNNIADAKDRPLVIVVNDNERSYGPTIGGLANHLATLRTTDGYERFLARGKDILGRTPVVGKPLYETLHGAKKGLKDFIAPQGMFEDLGLKYVGPIDGHDLAALESALTRAKRFGGPVIVHCLTEKGRGYQHAEQDEADRFHGIGPIHPDTGLPIKTAAASWTSVFADEMVKLGKEREDIVAITAAMLHPVGLKKFADAFPDRVYDVGIAEQHAATSAAGLATGGLHPVFAVYATFLNRAFDQVLMDVALHKCGVTFVLDRAGVTGDDGASHNGMWDMSILQVVPTLRLAAPRDAEQLRAQLREAVEVKDAPTVVRYSKGVVGPAVPAVRRVGGMDVLREPGTAEPDVLLVSVGALAPMCLEIAGLLDKQGISTTVVDPRWVKPVDEQLAPLAEQHRVVVTVEDNSRAGGVGSAVSQALRDAGVDVPMRDFGIPPRFLDHASRKEVMAEIGLTAPDIARQVTGLVSTLDGRLDDDPAAAPEPARD; via the coding sequence GTGGCACTGCTTACCCGTATCAAGGGACCGCGCGATCTGGACCGGCTCAGCCCGGAGCAGCTCGACCAGCTGGCCGCAGAGATCCGGACCTTCCTGGTGGACGCCGTATCCAAGACCGGCGGGCACCTCGGCCCCAATCTCGGCGTGGTCGAGATGACCATCGCCCTCCACCGCGTCTTCGACTCGCCCAACGACAAGGTGCTCTTCGACACCGGGCACCAGAGCTACGTCCACAAGCTGCTCACCGGCCGCCAGGACTTCTCGAAGCTGCGTGCCAAGGGCGGCCTGTCCGGCTACCCCTCGCGCGCCGAGTCCGAGCACGACGTCATCGAGAACTCCCACGCCTCCACGGTCCTCGGCTGGGCGGACGGCCTCGCCAAGGCCAACCAGGTGCTGAAGAAGGACGACCACGTCGTCGCCGTCATCGGTGACGGGGCCCTCACCGGCGGCATGGCCTGGGAGGCGCTCAACAACATCGCCGACGCCAAGGACCGCCCGCTCGTCATCGTCGTCAACGACAACGAGCGCTCGTACGGCCCGACCATCGGCGGCCTCGCCAACCACCTCGCCACCCTGCGCACCACGGACGGCTACGAGCGCTTCCTCGCCCGCGGCAAGGACATCCTGGGGCGCACCCCCGTCGTCGGGAAGCCGCTCTACGAGACGCTGCACGGAGCGAAGAAGGGCCTGAAGGACTTCATCGCCCCGCAGGGCATGTTCGAGGACCTCGGCCTGAAGTACGTCGGCCCCATCGACGGCCATGACCTCGCCGCGCTGGAGTCCGCGCTCACCCGCGCGAAACGGTTCGGCGGTCCGGTGATCGTGCACTGCCTCACCGAGAAGGGCCGCGGCTACCAGCACGCCGAGCAGGACGAGGCCGACCGCTTCCACGGCATCGGCCCGATCCACCCCGACACCGGCCTGCCCATCAAGACCGCCGCGGCCAGCTGGACCTCCGTCTTCGCCGACGAGATGGTCAAGCTCGGCAAGGAGCGCGAGGACATCGTCGCGATCACCGCGGCCATGCTCCACCCCGTGGGCCTCAAGAAGTTCGCCGACGCCTTCCCCGACCGCGTCTACGACGTCGGTATCGCCGAGCAGCACGCCGCCACCTCCGCGGCCGGCCTCGCCACCGGTGGGCTCCACCCCGTCTTCGCCGTCTACGCGACCTTCCTCAACCGCGCCTTCGACCAGGTCCTGATGGACGTGGCCCTGCACAAGTGCGGTGTCACCTTCGTCCTCGACCGGGCCGGAGTCACCGGCGACGACGGCGCCTCCCACAACGGCATGTGGGACATGTCGATCCTCCAGGTCGTCCCGACGCTGCGGCTGGCCGCCCCGCGCGACGCCGAGCAGCTGCGCGCCCAGCTCCGCGAGGCCGTCGAGGTCAAGGACGCCCCGACCGTCGTGCGCTACTCCAAGGGCGTCGTCGGCCCCGCCGTCCCGGCCGTCCGCCGCGTCGGCGGCATGGACGTCCTGCGCGAGCCGGGCACCGCCGAGCCCGATGTGCTGCTGGTCTCCGTCGGCGCGCTTGCGCCCATGTGCCTGGAGATCGCCGGCCTCCTCGACAAGCAGGGCATCTCGACCACCGTCGTCGACCCCCGCTGGGTCAAGCCGGTCGACGAGCAGCTCGCGCCCCTCGCCGAGCAGCACCGCGTCGTCGTCACCGTCGAGGACAACAGCCGCGCCGGCGGCGTCGGCTCGGCCGTCTCGCAGGCGCTGCGCGACGCCGGTGTGGACGTACCGATGCGTGACTTCGGCATCCCGCCGCGCTTCCTCGACCACGCCTCCCGCAAGGAGGTCATGGCCGAGATCGGGCTGACCGCCCCGGACATCGCCCGCCAGGTCACCGGCCTGGTCTCCACCCTGGACGGACGGCTCGACGACGACCCGGCCGCGGCCCCGGAGCCCGCACGCGACTGA